A window from Chrysemys picta bellii isolate R12L10 chromosome 20, ASM1138683v2, whole genome shotgun sequence encodes these proteins:
- the LOC101944725 gene encoding free fatty acid receptor 3-like: MVTFVTGLPLNLLAFCVFVVKARRRLLPSDVLLLNLTVSDLVLLAFLPIRIAEASWEMNWKMPDFLCPLSGLLFFSSIYLTTLSLTGVSVDRYLSVAFPLRYKAGRRLSYAVVAVALFWVAAFSHCSVIYVVQYQARGNDTAGNLTRCYATFTDHQLAVLLPVRLEMFLVLFCLPLGITTFCYTRFIAIIRSLPLVNPRRKRRAIGLVAATFLLFLVCFTPFNISHVVGYMENKSPEWRVYVLLLSTFNASLDPIIFYFSSSSFQKICLECLQAAWEKLQLGRLCPGVWLEATENVATEDSQMVQ; the protein is encoded by the coding sequence ATGGTGACCTTTGTGACAGGCCTGCCCCTCAACTTGCTGGCCTTCTGCGTCTTCGTTGTGAAGGCCCGCCGTCGCCTGCTGCCATCCGACGTCCTGCTCCTTAACCTGACGGTGTCCGACCTGGTGCTGCTGGCCTTCCTGCCCATCCGCATTGCCGAGGCCTCCTGGGAGATGAACTGGAAGATGCCAGatttcctctgccccctctccggcctcctcttcttcagcagcatCTACCTTACCACCCTCTCGCTCACTGGCGTCAGCGTTGACCGTTACCTCAGTGTGGCCTTCCCCCTCCGCTACAAGGCGGGGCGCCGGCTGTCCTACGCCGTGGTGGCCGTGGCCTTGTTCTGGGTGGCTGCTTTCTCCCACTGCAGCGTTATCTACGTGGTCCAGTACCAGGCCAGGGGCAATGACACAGCGGGCAACCTCACCCGCTGCTACGCCACCTTCACCGACCACCAATTGGCGGTCCTGCTGCCCGTCCGCCTGGAGATGTTCTTGGTCCTCTTCTGCCTTCCGCTGGGCATCACCACCTTCTGCTACACTAGATTCATCGCCATCATACGCTCCCTGCCACTGGTGAACCCCAGGAGGAAGCGCCGGGCCATCGGGCTGGTGGCAGCTACATTTCTCCTCTTCCTGGTCTGCTTCACCCCCTTCAACATCTCCCACGTGGTGGGCTACATGGAGAATAAGAGCCCAGAGTGGAGAGTCTACGTCCTGCTCCTCAGCACTTTCAATGCCAGCTTAGACCCCATCATCTTCTACTTCTCCTCCTCGTCTTTCCAGAAGATATgcctggagtgtctgcaggccGCCTGGGAGAAGCTTCAGCTCGGCCGGCTCTGCCCTGGGGTCTGGCTGGAGGCTACGGAGAACGTAGCCACAGAGGATTCGCAGATGGTGCAGTGA